Proteins encoded in a region of the Planococcus shixiaomingii genome:
- a CDS encoding iron ABC transporter permease — MHGKLNMKSFASLAGGFFLLIALSLIHLIQGQADYTVSELVSGVWVEGRIQDIVMSLRLPRLVIGLVAGGALAVSGAVLQTLTNNPLASPGTLGINAGAFFFVVISVIFFPSFLGQFPFITALLGAVLSSLLVVGLSGKQMDPVRVALTGMIISLLFSSMTGAMQLLFENQTSGLFLWGSGTLVQLNWEGVKFAAPVIAIFFVAALVLSKSMDVLSLGEDIASSLGQNVRLVKLMAWGVAIVLAAATVSVVGPIGFIGLMAPHIVRMMGIRGHFQIFAHSFLWGSVMLIGADVLGRLIQPGQEVPVGAMTALIGGPWLLYLAWKTAKSMKRGDRQMGGTTKPVRLKVLLPLLIGMIAVVITLALSFNGSEWSFEWMKPVVWNFRVPRVLTSFIVGIMLAITGVILQGVLRNPLADSSVLGVTSMAGAGAMLLLVVFPAIPSAFLPLGATLGAVLALGIILVTAWKNNFQPMLVALMGIAISAFGSAATQVFVVKAKLAVASALVWLSGSTYGKGWEDVQFALILFVLFIGPAIYITRSLDTLTFGDDVAAGLGLSIRSTRVWALIIGVAISTAAVSIVGTIGFIGLVAPHIARRLVGFRHLPLMLASGLLGGLLLVTADFVGRILIAPKDIPSGLIVALIGTPYLLYLLRKMK; from the coding sequence CGGAGTATGGGTAGAAGGGCGAATTCAGGATATCGTCATGAGCCTCCGGTTGCCGCGCCTGGTGATTGGCTTAGTGGCGGGCGGTGCGTTGGCAGTTTCCGGTGCAGTGCTGCAGACGCTGACCAACAATCCGCTCGCTTCTCCAGGAACTTTGGGAATCAACGCCGGTGCATTCTTCTTTGTAGTGATCTCGGTTATCTTCTTTCCATCGTTCTTGGGGCAATTTCCGTTTATCACCGCACTTTTAGGGGCAGTGCTGTCTTCCTTGCTGGTCGTCGGGCTGTCAGGCAAACAAATGGATCCGGTCAGAGTCGCCCTTACCGGTATGATCATTTCGCTGTTATTTTCTTCGATGACAGGGGCCATGCAATTATTATTTGAAAATCAAACAAGCGGTCTCTTCTTATGGGGTTCAGGAACCTTGGTCCAACTGAACTGGGAAGGCGTCAAGTTTGCGGCGCCGGTCATCGCGATATTCTTTGTGGCTGCGTTGGTTCTTTCAAAATCGATGGATGTGCTGTCACTTGGTGAAGACATTGCGTCGTCGCTCGGACAAAACGTCCGGCTCGTCAAGCTAATGGCGTGGGGAGTCGCCATTGTGCTGGCAGCCGCGACAGTCAGTGTCGTCGGACCGATCGGCTTTATCGGCTTGATGGCACCTCATATTGTCCGGATGATGGGAATACGTGGACATTTCCAGATTTTTGCCCACTCCTTCTTGTGGGGAAGCGTCATGCTGATCGGAGCGGATGTTCTGGGCCGGCTCATCCAGCCGGGGCAGGAAGTTCCGGTTGGCGCGATGACCGCGTTGATTGGCGGGCCATGGCTGTTGTATCTTGCTTGGAAAACGGCAAAATCAATGAAACGCGGCGATCGTCAAATGGGCGGGACCACCAAACCGGTCCGGTTGAAAGTTTTGCTGCCACTATTGATCGGGATGATTGCTGTTGTCATTACGCTGGCGCTCAGCTTTAATGGCTCTGAATGGTCGTTTGAGTGGATGAAACCAGTTGTCTGGAATTTCCGGGTGCCCCGCGTACTGACGTCATTTATCGTCGGAATCATGCTGGCCATCACCGGAGTTATTTTGCAAGGGGTGCTTCGAAATCCATTGGCTGACTCCAGTGTGCTCGGAGTCACATCGATGGCCGGGGCAGGAGCGATGCTGCTGCTCGTCGTCTTCCCGGCAATTCCATCGGCCTTCTTGCCGTTGGGTGCTACACTTGGTGCCGTTTTAGCGCTAGGAATTATTTTAGTCACGGCTTGGAAAAACAATTTCCAGCCGATGCTTGTCGCGCTGATGGGCATCGCCATTTCGGCGTTCGGTTCTGCGGCGACTCAAGTGTTTGTCGTTAAAGCCAAGCTTGCTGTAGCCAGTGCGCTCGTCTGGCTGTCAGGAAGCACGTACGGAAAAGGCTGGGAAGATGTCCAGTTTGCGCTCATTTTATTCGTCCTGTTTATTGGGCCGGCTATTTACATCACCCGCAGCTTGGACACGTTGACATTTGGTGATGATGTGGCTGCGGGGCTTGGCTTGAGCATTCGATCGACGCGAGTCTGGGCATTGATTATTGGCGTAGCCATTTCGACAGCTGCAGTTTCCATTGTAGGAACGATCGGCTTTATTGGGCTAGTGGCACCGCATATCGCACGCCGTCTTGTCGGCTTCCGCCATTTGCCGCTCATGCTTGCGTCAGGTTTGCTTGGCGGCTTGCTGCTGGTCACCGCTGACTTTGTCGGCCGCATCTTGATTGCGCCGAAAGATATTCCGAGCGGCCTCATTGTAGCGCTCATCGGAACACCTTATTTGCTGTATTTATTGAGGAAAATGAAATAA